TCCGCAGGCCTGTCTGACCCCACTAACTCtagagtctcctatcactgctgccatcctcttctttttcctacccttctgagccacagggccagactctgtgccagaggcacggccattgGTGCTTCCCCCCAGGTAGgcctccccccccaacagtactcatgcaggagtacttattgtgagGTAGtatagccacaggggtgctcctGATACAGCTCTTCAGTGGATATTACCAATGGTGGGGAGTGATGTGCCTGTGATTTATTATGAAGAACAATGATGACTTTTAGATCAGGTCATGTTGATGTAGGGTAGAAGGTAGGCGATTACACTTGAGGAAATAGGAAGAGACAATGTAATAATAAATAGATGAATGTGTAAAAGCAGTTAGAAACAGGGATAGAAATGACTGATATTATAGAGGTGAAAGCaagtgattttgatgatggagatGGTATGGAGAAGGGTCAGAATTGCAGTTCAATCCAATTACAGTAACATGAGTAATGGTCTTCCACTGAAAGATATTCTACCTCTAGGGGCTTGTTAGTctggaaaaaaaaagttatttgTACGAACTTTGCTGCAACATAAGCGGAAGACCTAAACATCCATTGGATCTGGGCAGAATTCTACTGTTTTGCTAGAAAAGAATATTACCTCACAATCCCAAAGGAGAAATTTTAAGTAAACTGTCTAGCTTCAGTCAACTTCTCTGATCAACTTGCTAACACAGAATATACTGATACAAGGGCCAAAATGATCTAATCATGTCACCAAATCTGCCAAATCAAATAAAATCTATAGTTCAAATACTGCCCTTAGATTTATAGAAATGAAACAAAATTAAACTGATGCTGTTTATGAAGCTATTGACACAGATTCCGATATTGAATCTTTTATCTGCAGAGGTGAGTGGCATAAAAAGATCATTTAGTGTGGGAACATTCAACGTGGCAGAGGAGATTGGTGGTGTACGGAGGTGTTTTGATCTTTGTTTGTATAAGGACAAGATTCACAAGCTGAAGAACATGAGTAAATAGAAACCTCTCCAGCTATTATCGGATGAGTTTTAGTGGAAAGATAGCCTGTCAAATGCTGCATGTTGGAAGCTACTAGTTTGATTAGGGCCACTTTTCATCCACTGTGATAAAGGGTGGGAGCCAGAAATTTAACTGGAGTTTCAAGCAGAGAATTGCAAGGTGCACTGAGACTCATCAATCCAGCATGCTTGGGACTTTGGCGGAGCCAGGCTAGCAGATTTTCATGACTATTACATAATATTCCAATTAATATGTTAGTGCACTGTTCTTAATTTTTATTTAGATGTTGTAATGTAATAGATTTTCCAGCAAACCTGCTGAATTTCAAGGGAGTGCAGCAATCTAAATCAGATGAATTTCAAGGGAGAATAGGAATCAATGCCCAAGTGTGTTAATGGAAGTGTGGAAGTCCAGGCCCCAGTATGTTAATAGAACTGCTGGAAGCACGGCACCAGTGTGTTAATAATACAGGAACCAAGGCCTTAATGTATTAATGGGAGTGTGGGAACTACTGTTAACGGCAATGTAGGGGCTGGGTCCAGCTGTGCGACACTGAGCATGGGAACCAGAattccagtgctcctgatgggAACCATTAGGATTTCTGAACAATGGGGTAGTGGAGTTTTCCTGTAGATTGGTATTGATCTTGATGCTAACATTCAAGGAATTTGCTAACAAAGGGAATTAGGGTATGATTTTTCCATAACGGACAAATCACAAAGCACATCAAAGGCAATTTTCCAAATGCATTCAATATTATGTGATCATGCTTCGACCTAAAGGCTGTTAAAGATGGTTAGACATAGAACAAGAGTACCAGTCTTCAAAGCAAAACCTTTACAAATGCAATATTGTTTTGAAATTAAAGTAACAGCTTAATAAACAAACTGTATTGTCTACCGAGCAAGGGTTACTGCCCCACAGCAGGAGGGCACTCAAGAGATATGGTTTGCAAACTGTCAAAACCACAGGACATTCTCATGTCCATCAACCAGCCTTATCTAGCTTATGACAAATCAAGCATTAGACAATTTCAGTCAAGTCATTCTATATCATTGTGCCATTGATCAAGAAAGGCTCCAGGCACTAACACATGAGATATGGTCACAGACATGTTTTCTCTGTCTGGTAAATAATTGGAATATTGGTGTACTCAGAGAGTCAAGCCCTCACTACACTAATTTTGGGTGTCTGAATTCTCTGTGCTCAGAAGCACTTAGGCCATCAATGTGAATTACTTTGCTCCAGAAAAGAGTTTGAACATTCAGAAGGTGTCTTTCAGTTACAATGTGCTCCCATTATAATTATGTAATTCACTGGAACATTTGTTGGActcaaaataatgaaatgaattaTGTCATTGTAGTTATCAAAACTGTTTTGAATCATCAGCTGTTACCTTTGTCCTTACGAACATTAAAACTTGATGCACTTTGAGTTCAGGGAGATAATACTAAGTATGTCTCCAACAGAATGCGCCtttgttgtgatgaataaagaaCTTTTACATATAGCAACTTCAGTCTCCATGTGGCTTAAACACAGTCACAACAAAAGCCTGCTAGTGCTTCATTGGCCTTTTAAGTTTGGAGTCAAAACAATAAATGCCATTAGTTCAGAGAATGCAACTAATTCCATTTGATGGACTATTTATACATCTGTTTTGTATATTCTGCAGGAGGCCTTTCAATGGAACAGGACAAGATCTTGAAAAGGAATGTCAGCATTCAAATTGATTCCTTACATGTACACATGCTTTAGCAACTAAACTGAAGGGTATAGTGAAGGAGACACAATAAACAGGACTGGGATGGCGTTGGAGAAGGAATGCTAATGGAAAAGCAGCCAAATAGGGTGTGCCCATTACAGAAGTAAACAAAGAGTTCCAGAAACTAGTAAATAAAAAAATCTATAAACAATTACAGACGCCAACTGGAAAAATAATGGACTGAGATTGTGTGATCAGGAAAGAAGGAAACAGGAAAAGACATTTAAAAGTGGAAGGCAAAAGAACAGGAGGGCAAAGATACTTTTTTTGTGGACAAGATGAACTGATTAAACCAGCATCCACTTGTGTGTGACCATCCTATTTCTCATGTACATATGGCCATTGTCTTCCACACATGCATGGCAGTATCCCaatacacacacatgcatgcacacagcATTGTGGAGGGTAGAGAGTTGCCTTCAGCTACAAGATTAATATTAATCAGTATGATAAGAGGAGCAGaaagttggcagatggaatttaatcttgaAAAATGTGAGCTGTTACACTTACAGAGAACAAAGCATACTAGGACATGCACAATCACTTGTAAGATTGCaaggagtactgagggacagtggAACTTTGGCATACATGTCCAAGAATCTCTGATGGGCTTCAGTAACATGAGCAATATTGTTACTTTCCTTTGTCAGCATGGAGGTTATGGTGTAACAAAATAAAACGCTGGTTAGTTAAGTCATAGCTGAAGTACTCCATGCAATTCTGGTTGTGAATTGCACTGGAGGGAAAACAggagagatttactaggatgttgtctggatgtAATGTTTCAGCAATGAAGAGATACAAgataaggtgtttttttttaaagaaaaggttAAGAGGAGCCCCGAttaaggcatacaaaattatgagggtgtgAATGATCTACAGAGTTTAAGGTACAGGGTTTCGGAGATCTAGAGGAAATTTTGAAGATGCTTTTCACCAGAAGGTGATTGAAACCTACAAATTATTGCATGTGTGGGCAGGTGGAGAAAAGACTTGTCATTACATTGGAGAAGTATTTAAATTTGCACCTGCGTGCAGAAATGGGATAGGGTATCTGCGCACAGCACATACATGAAGTCTAAACAGCCTATTTCTGGGCTGCGTGATTCATACAACCCCCAATGCGTGCCAACACATAAAACATGCCAAACCCACATGCAAAAACACAAGAGTCCCTCAAAATACACAAGACAACatctacacaggcagacacacagatGCGGTGCTCTCCTTCATACAAATCAGAATCTCTGCTCATACACAGTACCCTCATATTGACTCTTCCATCACatcatcacacacactggcacctTCTCCCCATGGCAAAAAAACCAGTTCCTCACCACACACACTCCAAATCTACATCACGCACCTGCACTAAATCCTCCATCATACACTCTTTTTCAATCACACACTTCATCTCAACTCCAATCACTCTTTCATACAATTGCCCCAAATCCCCATcatgcacacccccccccccgcccctcaaCACACACGTACTGCAACTCCCTACCATACACATGGGTACACAAAGCCCCTACTACATACAGACTCCAGTCACCTACTCCTATCACTCAATCACTCGCACACTTCTCCACCACCAACGCTCCCTCCTGATGGTGTGCCTATTACCTGGAACTGCTGCCCGAGCTCATAGACATGGCCCCGGTGTTCGCAGCCGATCTTTTCACAGCGGGGACAGCAGTCGTTCGGGTAGTAGCTGACATGTATGCAAGGCGGTGGCAGGGCCGGGCAGTCGGCGCGGCCACACAACGGCCCCTCGACCGTGCACTCACACTGAGTGCAGTGATCCGAGTCCAGAGAGTACCACTCGCCTACATAATACACGCTGCCGTTAGCCTCGCAAGTTCTGGGCATCGAAAACGCCAGGCTCCCCTTTACCAACAGTGACAACAGCAGGGAGAGGGACAGCAGTCCGCCGGTCTGGGCTGCCATGCTTGCTTCTGCCATCGTTTGTTGCTGCAATCCAGATATTTATCTTTAATAATCTGCAACTGAAGATACTTCCAAGCGATATCCCGCGTCCCGAGATTGAACAGGGGGGTCTTGGCTTCACACGGAATGCCTTGTCTCCGTTTCTGAACCTTTGATGCAAACCGTTTGAGGTTCTTCAAAACGTTACTGACATATTTTAAAAATCAGCATGTGCCGAATACTTTCATAGACGgtgtaaaaaaaataaacttCTCTGAAGGAACTCGAGTTCTGATTCGCAAAGAGACTGGCGCTGAAGAAATAAACGCAGGTCTGCAAAGCCCCCTTAATTCCAGCTGCAAACTCTGGATTTATGTGATGGATGGATTTATTTATTGGCTTTTATCACCGAGGAAGATTCTCGACTCAGAACTATCCAATTACCGGAGTTCTGGTTTTCCAAATGGACTTTGCATACCGCAGCAGTCTTTTTTAATACTTCCGAGCCGTCTCCGATACACGTGATTCGTCCCATACTGATGTAAGTGAATCAATCACAGAGCAATTTGAATAGGTTTAATTGTGGAGGTTTTCAAAACAGACCTCAGCCATATTCAAATGTAACACTACACCCTACCTTATTATTTCGTACATTATAGCAGCATGCTATTTTACAGCCTACACAAaattaaagagtgcagagactgagttttttattctttatttgcctatcgccacacgGACgcgatctcactggctctccacgtggccttggatcacctggacaacacaaatacctATGCCAGGGTGTTGTTTAttaattacagctcagtgtttaataccACCATTGCTAAAATTTtgattgaaaagctccagaatctgggcctctgtaccttcctctgcaactggattttccacttcacaactggaagaccacaatctgtagggaatagaaataacatctccatcttGCTGACTATCAATACTGGTGCAACTTAGGGATGTGtgcctagcccactgctctactctctctacacccacaactgtgcgCCAACGCACAGCTCATGCaccgtctataaatttgctgatgataaccattgttggcagaatctcagaagaTGACGAGAAGGCATTGATgagcgagatatatcagctagttgagtggcattgcagcaaaaaccttgcactcaacttcattaaggcaaaagagctgattggggacttcagaaaggataagccAAGAGAAGACACACCAATCGTCactgaaggatcagaagtggagaacattttaactggctgcatcaccatgtgAGGGGAGGGCTACTGTACAGAATCAAAGTGATCTGCAGATACTCAtaaaattagttagctccatcataggcactagacTCCGtcgtatccaaaacatcttcaaggagagctgcctcagaaaggtggcaccgttaaggatctccaccacccaggacatgccctcttctcattgctaccatcagaaaggaggtacagacaccagaaggcacacactcaacaatttaggaccagcttcttcccctctcatccaatttcagaatggacattgaacccacgaaacactacttttttatttccaattttaccctgcttatttaactattatatatattcttactgtaatAAGAGTTTTCTCTTTGCTCTATTATCAtggattgcattgtactgctgccacaaaaataacaaatttcacatcatatgctggtgatattaaacctgattctgatcggaAAAATACCAGCTGTAGTCTGCAAGGAAATGCACATGAGAttaagcagcatctgcagagagagaaatcATGTTAACTTTTCTGATGAAAAGCCCCCAACCTGAAATGTTCACTCTGTTTCccattctacagatgctgtctgctCTGATGAGTACGCAGAGCAAAGTTTTTGATCCACCCCACAACTGGCACGCACAAGGTGACTGCACATTTCTGTCCTCACACAGGAGTGTCACTTTTTAAATCGTGGAAGAGACAAATCATGAAACAAAATTCCTTACCTGCTCATAGATATCTACATTTTGCCATGTGTCAAACTTACAGATGTATGTttattcctttttaaaaaaatgttcattATACTTGAGTACTGTGTTCGATTCTGGatctctcattataggaaggatttgaAGGCATTAGAGAGGgccagaaaagatttacaagaatgattcctaGGATGAGAGACTACAATTATTTGGTCCACTCAAGAGTCTGCAACTGTTTAGAGAGAAAAAAGCTGAGAGGAGATGGGATAGAAGCTGATAAAATAGCGATAGGATGGATAGTGGGAAATTGTTCCTGCTGGTGGAGCAGTCCTAGTGTAGAGATCACAGGTAGAAAATATAGGGAAACTGAATTAAAAATGATATGAGTAGAAACTTTTTTTTACTCGTACATTGCTGGAATTGGATTGCACTGCCCATTGGAACAGGATAAATAAACTGTGAAGCTACAGAGAAGGGACAGGGCGGGGGGTGAAATTGGTAAAGAGACAGAAAGGACAATGTGTGTAAAATGGATTTTGTTTGTGTTCTAATCAATCTATGATTGAGATAATTTTTTTATTTTCGCACAACTACACAGATTCAGGTTCTTGCTATACTTTGTGGTTCATTTTAAACTGGGCCAAGAGTTGAAAAAGATAAACAAAACTGGGATAGTTCATTTCAAATGGTATGTACACATTCAGCAATAAATTTCATTGCTTCAGATACCCTTGTCTTTGATCTGGAAGCCATTCTCCTAAGCATCATTAGTTGAATTAAATTATTAATTAGTTAAATCATAAAAGCATCATATGAAATTAAGTTAGTGAATTATTAAAAGTGATTTAGTGAGTTATCTATTGAAAACTGACAACCTGAGTAACTcacaaattaatatttaaaatcaAAATATTATCTCTCAAAGATTGTTAATCAGCAGATGTTCAGCCAGAAGTGCAGGAGTATAACTATATCCCAAACCAGACAAGAAATTTTAAGGAAACCTCTGTAACCAGTTCAGTTTCTCTTGCAGCActggatttacttttttttctttgaaagtGTTAGTCTGTGGCATAACCACTCCAGTGTTCTATGTATATGATAAATTACCTCGCTATCTCAACAGCCATTAATCCATTATTAatagttcacgagaatgatcatTGACAATATTGTTATGCTTCTTTGTGGAATATGGAAGTAAATTTGGAAGGTTTTCAGTTTTGTAAAACTTAGTTGTACAATGCCATACAGTAAGTGAAACCACCATTTGCATGTGTTTTGAGTGTTAATGTGTTGAAGGAGTAATATGAGAAAGACTTAAAAGGTTGAAAAGGGGGCAATGTTTTCTTTAAAAACTCTGAACACATCTCAATCATTGGCATCCTCGAGATCAGAAATAGGTTAGATTTTGAAGCATGCATGCACAAGAATGTTTACATTTGAAGTTCtttttaagagtgtggatgagttTCCAATTTGTTGAATGAGAATCACGTAGCATGATTGTCCTGATACAGTCAGACTCTCTTCTTCATCGAATGAATACCTGTTGTGCTGAAACTAGCAAGTTCTCATGCCAGAAATTATAATTGGAATACTTCCAGAGAAGCAGCTCATCTTTCATCATGACCCTTTTATAAAAAGGTCCAATTTTATTGTACTACTGAGTACTGAAAATTAAACAAGTAATACTTCAAACCGTTATACTCCAGAACCCTTATTATATCTTAGCTGATAAAGAGCCAGCAAGTCACAGAGCATGGAGACTGGGCAAATGTTCAATGACCAAATACACGTTAATCATTAAGTATATATTTCCATTAACCCTATACTAATCCCATTCCTTAAAAATTTCTCTCACCTGTCCATCAATTTGGCCCAAACTTTACCATTCATCTACACACGAGCAGCAAATTACAGTGGAAAATTAACTTACTAGCCAACAACtttagaatatgggaggaaactggaacaccaagCAGAAAGCCCTGTAGCCACggagagaacttacaaactccacacagacagaactggaggtcaggattgaaactGGATGTCTGAAGCTGTGAAGCAGCAGCTCTACTGGTCTCGAAACTGGGCATCTCCTATGCAAATAGTTATACTTAATATTACCCTAATTCCCCAGCTATCAGAGTACAAGATAATTTGTAACTGGATGAAATAACATCATGCTTTTACAATGACATTTCAATAACTTTTCATTTAACTgaagctataaattacagtatGCCTAtggtatgttcaaagttcaaagaaagcttattaccaaagtatatatgtcaccatatacaaccccaagacTCATTGGTCAAGACATCGAACATAAGAGTAAGCGAgagttgtagctctataaaacaaCGATGAGAATTTACTTAGAAATATTGTATGGAATTCTGGTTATCTACCATTGTAATAGGGGTACTTTTGAACTGTCTGAACGATCTGGCATTTTTGCAGTCATCTGAAGGATTTGGTGAATTGGACTCTCGAGAATACAGGTATGGCCTCAGCGCGCCATTTCTGGAGTGGAGTTCAGCTGGATTGCGAGAGGGAGGAACAAACTAACATCTGTGGGGGTTTTTTGTGGATTCTATTGTCTTTTTTGTTTCGTggttcaaggttgtatatggtatacatactttgataatgaatttactttgaactttgaacagtagTGATATGGAGGTTCTGGAAAGTGTATAGAAGAGGTCTACCAGGATTAGAAGGTAAGCGGTGTAGAAAAAttggataaacttggattgttttctctagagAGTTAGAGGTTGAGAGGACTTATGATAGAAATTAATACAATTATTGCAGACATAGATAGGATAGCCAGTCAAAATATTTTGCCCAGGCTAGTACTAGAGGAAAtaacacaaggtgagaggtggCAAGTTTTTTTAATAGAGAGTATGGTAGGTGCCCGGAGTACGCTGTTGGGGTAGCGggggaagcagatatgatagtggtATTTAAGAAGCTGTTAGGTAAAAACATGAATATTCAGGGAATATAGGAATATGGATCATGCACAGGAAGAAGTAATTTAGTTTGATTCAGTACTTAGGTTCAGCAcatacattgtgggccaaagggcctgttcctttccTGTATTGTTCTACGTGATATGATTCTCCACTATACAAATGAATACCTAGACAAAGTTAGGAAAAGTTAACTCTACTTGCCTAAAGAAACCAAACAATGCGGATCTAATCCCGTAATTAAATGTCACAACTATGTTTAAAAAGGTATGTTTAAAGTTATAGGCTTTGATGCATGTCTGTGTCGGAACAAGGACTCATTGAAACTGCAAAGAACAGCCATTTCGTCCACACTAGTACTTATACTCCATACAAGTCTCTTCTCTGTCCACTTACTTCAATCTTTCTTTACACGGAGAGTGGCCGTTAATTTGCAAGGACCTGACATTCAAACAATGAGAGCAACCTTCTTCAATATATATACAGTAATACTAAAGTACTGCAGGTGTTTGGGATGGGAAAATATAAGCAGAAAACACTCCGGTCAGTGCCTACACAAAATGAAACAGAATTGATGATATTTCTTAAAGTCTGCCAGAAAAAAATTCTGTCTGAAATGTAGAAAAAGAGCGAGAGTTAAAGGAAACATCTGGAAGGATTTAAATTGCAAAGAAATGGTACATGGTGAAAAAGGGTGATAATAGTACAAGCAAAGAAAGAAACGATTGGTCAAGTGAAGGCAAAATAAGACGAATAATCACCTGAAATTTAAAAGAAATCCATTGTGGATTCTGGAAATTTAGAATACCAATAGAAAATATGTATAATGGGAGAATTTGGTAAGGGTTCATTCTGAGGATTTATCCAGGGGCCAACACTGATGCAGTGATAAAGAAAGCAAGAACACAGCATCCATCACCATCTGGAACATGccttcttcttgctactaccaatGGCAAGAATATagatccacactcaatgatttagaaacAGTTCCTTCCCTTCcagcatcaaatttctgaataatccatgaacccacaaacacagCCTCCTTAGTCATTGTTTgtcaccatttatttatttactttttcaaCCAATGtaccctctaatttttttttacagctgtacATATCAACCATAGGTCtgggcaggaaatttttacatggcctgaaaatttTGCAGCTCATTAATTTTTCTTGAAATATGcacatcaaacaaacacaaaTCACAACATAAGTAAACGGTGTCAGGCAGTCCTAACAAAAGACAGGCACAATGGCAAAAGTCAAACGTTTTGATTAGACAGCATTGGCATTCAGCGGGCTGGTGTtatattaacaatgagctaccaacttccattctgtttattgttacaatttgtaacagtgctGTAACTgcaaacactgacaatgtaaatatgttTAAGGTCTACAATTTTTCAAAGTAATGTTTGTGGTATATATTATTTAGAAAATCTATGGATTATATGTATAAACACAATTAATTATAGGGTATTCCACTAATAACATAGATTTCTAAATTATATTAGcctaatttcaaaattatattaacatcatATAAAATTCTAGCAGCACGGCAACAAAGGCGATGTGAgctggagcatttcagttacttcaTGGCTGTGAAGCCATGCACCCACGCAACTTAAGAGGGAACTGTTCGCAATTTACAATAATTTTAATATCTTTGCATAGATTCcttctgcaaaacaacacatttcatgtctTATAAGTCAGTGGCGTTAAATCTGCTTCTGCTTCTGATTGTTTGAAATTGTTGAACAATTCTGAATACAGGAGGAACAGGGAGTTCAAAGTAAGACAGTCCTAAAGAACAGTTTCAGCCTGAAACCTGTATTCGTATTCCTCCATAGATATTATCAGACGTATTAATTCCCTGGACTCTAGTTTTGTCTGCGttgatccagatttccagcatctcagtCTCTCCAGGGAACAGGAACGTGGATGTACTGGCGGACTGAGGTGGGGTTGGGAGTGTTCTGACATTTCCATGAGGGGAACTGAGCGACTATATCATCACTGCCTCAGAcagataaactcttctcgggcttccagccgggtacagctACCGG
The nucleotide sequence above comes from Hypanus sabinus isolate sHypSab1 chromosome 11, sHypSab1.hap1, whole genome shotgun sequence. Encoded proteins:
- the zgc:113531 gene encoding von Willebrand factor C domain-containing protein 2-like, translating into MAEASMAAQTGGLLSLSLLLSLLVKGSLAFSMPRTCEANGSVYYVGEWYSLDSDHCTQCECTVEGPLCGRADCPALPPPCIHVSYYPNDCCPRCEKIGCEHRGHVYELGQQFQPSECEQCTCDADGIARCLVADCAPPPCVNPTYENGKCCPVCKDGPNCYSSITKSQVIAGGTTVWVDKCTYCHCHDGQDAGYWAGNRVAKCVKVHHCALNDHSQQP